One window from the genome of Mycolicibacterium gadium encodes:
- a CDS encoding O-succinylhomoserine sulfhydrylase, protein MSPGPDSVRRPAELPEGVSQATIGVRGGLLRSGFQETAEAMYLTSGYVYSSAAEAEKAFTGDIDRYVYSRYGNPTISMFEERLRLIEGAPACFATATGMAAVFTSLGALLAAGDRLVAARSLFGSCFVVCSEILPRWGVETVFVDGDDLSQWEEALSVPTKAVFFETPSNPMQQLVDIAAVCEMAHAVGAKVVLDNVFATPILQQGMPLGADVVVYSGTKHIDGQGRVLGGAILGDKQYIDEPVQKLMRHTGPALSPFNAWTLLKGLETLSVRVEHQNASAHRVAEFLENHPAVSWVRYPFLESHPQYDLAKRQMTGGGTVVTFELKGGDKERAFEVLDKLRIVDISNNLGDSKSLITHPATTTHRSMGPEGRAAIGLGDGVVRISVGLEGTEDLIGDLDQALS, encoded by the coding sequence ATGAGCCCAGGGCCTGATTCCGTCCGTCGGCCGGCCGAACTGCCCGAGGGCGTGAGCCAGGCGACCATCGGAGTGCGCGGCGGCCTGCTGCGGTCAGGCTTTCAGGAAACCGCCGAGGCGATGTACCTCACGTCGGGGTACGTGTATTCCTCTGCGGCAGAGGCGGAGAAGGCGTTCACGGGCGACATCGACCGCTACGTCTACTCGCGCTACGGAAATCCGACGATCTCGATGTTCGAGGAGCGGCTGCGGCTGATCGAAGGCGCGCCGGCGTGTTTCGCGACTGCTACGGGCATGGCCGCGGTGTTCACGTCGCTGGGTGCGCTGCTCGCCGCGGGTGACCGTTTGGTCGCCGCGCGCAGTCTCTTCGGTTCGTGCTTCGTGGTCTGCAGCGAGATCCTGCCGCGCTGGGGTGTGGAGACGGTGTTCGTCGACGGCGACGACCTCTCGCAGTGGGAGGAGGCGCTGTCGGTGCCCACGAAGGCGGTGTTCTTCGAGACGCCGTCGAACCCGATGCAGCAGCTCGTGGACATCGCCGCGGTATGTGAGATGGCCCATGCGGTCGGCGCGAAAGTGGTGCTGGACAACGTTTTCGCCACGCCTATTCTGCAGCAGGGCATGCCGCTGGGCGCCGATGTAGTCGTGTATTCGGGCACCAAGCACATCGACGGGCAGGGCAGGGTGCTCGGCGGCGCGATTCTCGGCGACAAGCAGTACATCGACGAGCCCGTGCAGAAGCTGATGCGGCACACCGGCCCCGCGCTGAGCCCGTTCAACGCGTGGACCCTGCTGAAGGGTCTGGAGACGCTTTCGGTGCGCGTCGAGCACCAGAACGCGTCGGCGCACCGCGTCGCCGAGTTCCTGGAGAACCATCCGGCCGTCAGTTGGGTGCGGTACCCCTTCCTGGAGTCGCATCCGCAGTACGACCTGGCGAAGCGCCAGATGACCGGTGGCGGAACCGTTGTCACGTTCGAGCTCAAGGGCGGCGATAAGGAACGAGCGTTCGAGGTGCTCGACAAACTGCGGATTGTCGACATCTCGAACAACCTCGGCGACTCCAAGTCGCTGATCACCCACCCGGCCACCACCACGCACCGCTCGATGGGGCCGGAGGGTCGCGCCGCGATCGGTCTCGGCGACGGAGTGGTGCGCATCTCGGTGGGGCTGGAGGGAACCGAGGACCTCATCGGCGATCTCGACCAGGCGCTGTCGTAG
- a CDS encoding SDR family oxidoreductase yields MDNIHGKTIAITGAARGIGYATAKALLQRGARVVIGDRDVALQESAVVQLTKLGQVSGYPLDVTDRESFATFLDKARTDGGGHIDVLINNAGVMPIGPFLEQSEQAIRSSIEVNLYGVIAGCQLVLPEMVARRSGHIINIASLAGMLAVPGQVVYAGTKFGVVGLSSGLSDEFAPQGVEVSCVMPTFTNTELITGTHTSAAQKPVEPEDIAAAVVKVLDKPITLTSVPPWGRFFAAITPVMSAKRRRWLSRKMGNDTVFMSFDTKARQAYEQRAQYAQGVIEGTEKS; encoded by the coding sequence ATGGACAACATCCACGGCAAGACCATCGCGATCACCGGCGCCGCCCGCGGCATCGGATACGCGACCGCCAAGGCGCTGCTGCAGCGTGGCGCCCGCGTGGTCATCGGCGACCGTGACGTCGCCCTACAGGAGTCGGCAGTCGTGCAGCTCACCAAGCTCGGCCAGGTCTCGGGCTATCCGCTCGACGTCACCGACCGCGAATCCTTCGCGACGTTCCTCGACAAGGCGCGCACCGACGGCGGCGGCCATATCGATGTGCTGATCAACAACGCCGGCGTGATGCCGATCGGCCCGTTCCTCGAACAGTCCGAGCAGGCCATCCGCTCCTCGATCGAGGTCAACTTGTACGGCGTCATCGCCGGCTGCCAGCTGGTGTTGCCCGAGATGGTCGCGCGGCGCAGTGGCCACATCATCAATATCGCCTCCCTTGCCGGGATGCTGGCCGTACCTGGGCAGGTCGTCTACGCAGGCACCAAATTCGGGGTGGTCGGCTTGTCGAGCGGACTGTCGGACGAATTCGCTCCGCAGGGTGTCGAGGTGAGCTGTGTGATGCCTACGTTCACCAACACTGAATTGATCACCGGCACTCACACCTCGGCCGCCCAGAAGCCGGTGGAGCCCGAGGACATCGCGGCCGCCGTGGTCAAGGTGCTGGACAAGCCCATCACGCTGACCTCTGTACCACCGTGGGGCCGGTTCTTCGCCGCGATCACCCCGGTGATGTCAGCGAAACGTCGCCGGTGGCTTTCGCGCAAGATGGGCAACGACACGGTCTTCATGTCCTTTGACACCAAGGCGCGGCAGGCATACGAACAGCGGGCACAGTATGCGCAGGGCGTCATCGAAGGCACCGAGAAGAGCTAA
- a CDS encoding HNH endonuclease signature motif containing protein — translation MFESEFVGVEDAAVVAAIADLTRAEAASAARRLAAIAELTRRRVLDDDERARWACDWWDCAAAAVAAAMNISGRRASGQMRIAVALRDHLPAVAAMFARGEVSARVVGAITWRTQFITEASVWAQIDQAIAKRAGRWGPLGEDKLVAAVDALVLEFDESAVIVAKAVARARDFVVGDLEDENGTTSVWGRLSAADAAVLKKKIAAMVATVCERDPRTAGERRAAAVGAWSQGNDHLPCACESPSCPARANHPAPKSSVVVNVYTDQATVDNVQRSAAQAAPSESSAPSAPVSAGTALLSGTEVMPTPLLAELLRDGAKLRPLCTPAEEPEPGYRPSSKLARFIRARDLTCRFPGCTASAEFCDIDHVIPYPLGSTHPSNLVCLCRKHHLLKTFWTGDWELRLRPDGAAVWTSPTGHTYTTYPGSRAYFPDWDTNTGDLPPPLKPQTFDTDRAVMMPRRKRTRTQDREARIKAQRAQNNSDPPPF, via the coding sequence ATGTTCGAGTCGGAGTTCGTGGGTGTCGAGGACGCCGCTGTCGTGGCGGCCATCGCGGACCTGACCCGGGCGGAGGCTGCGAGCGCGGCGCGGCGGTTGGCGGCGATCGCTGAATTGACGCGTCGTCGGGTTCTCGACGATGACGAGCGTGCGCGGTGGGCGTGCGATTGGTGGGATTGCGCGGCCGCGGCGGTGGCCGCGGCGATGAACATCAGTGGCCGTAGGGCGTCGGGGCAGATGCGGATCGCGGTGGCGTTGCGCGATCATCTGCCGGCGGTGGCGGCGATGTTCGCCCGAGGCGAGGTGAGTGCGCGGGTGGTCGGTGCGATCACCTGGCGGACCCAGTTCATCACCGAGGCGTCGGTGTGGGCGCAAATCGATCAAGCCATCGCGAAGCGGGCGGGCCGGTGGGGTCCGCTGGGCGAGGACAAACTCGTCGCGGCCGTCGATGCGTTGGTGTTGGAGTTCGACGAGTCGGCGGTGATCGTGGCCAAGGCTGTGGCGCGCGCCCGCGATTTTGTGGTCGGGGATCTGGAGGACGAGAACGGGACGACCTCGGTGTGGGGGCGGTTGTCGGCGGCGGATGCGGCGGTGTTGAAGAAGAAGATCGCCGCGATGGTGGCCACGGTGTGTGAGCGCGATCCCCGCACCGCCGGTGAGCGGCGCGCGGCGGCGGTGGGGGCGTGGAGCCAGGGCAACGATCACCTGCCGTGTGCGTGTGAGAGCCCGTCCTGCCCAGCCCGAGCCAATCACCCGGCACCGAAGTCCTCGGTGGTCGTCAATGTGTACACCGACCAAGCGACCGTCGACAACGTGCAGAGATCCGCAGCGCAAGCAGCCCCGTCAGAGTCCTCTGCCCCCTCGGCTCCTGTCTCGGCGGGCACGGCGTTGTTGTCGGGGACCGAGGTGATGCCCACGCCGTTGTTGGCCGAACTGTTGCGTGATGGCGCCAAGCTACGTCCGTTGTGCACCCCGGCCGAGGAACCCGAGCCGGGGTATCGGCCGTCATCGAAGCTGGCCCGGTTCATTAGGGCCCGGGATCTGACGTGCCGCTTCCCCGGCTGCACTGCTTCGGCGGAGTTCTGCGATATCGATCATGTGATCCCCTACCCGCTGGGATCCACGCATCCGTCGAATCTGGTGTGTTTATGCCGAAAACATCACTTGCTCAAAACGTTTTGGACCGGGGATTGGGAGCTGAGACTGCGGCCCGATGGCGCGGCGGTGTGGACATCGCCGACCGGGCACACCTATACGACATACCCGGGATCACGGGCGTACTTCCCGGACTGGGACACCAACACCGGAGACCTGCCACCCCCACTGAAGCCGCAGACCTTCGACACCGACCGGGCCGTGATGATGCCCCGACGAAAACGCACCCGCACCCAAGACCGCGAAGCCCGCATCAAAGCCCAACGCGCACAAAACAACTCAGACCCGCCACCCTTCTAG
- a CDS encoding SDR family NAD(P)-dependent oxidoreductase produces the protein MASGVSGKVAFVTGGASGIGAALTTELVRGGAQVWIADRQIGLAQELAQGLSHGGAKVRAIELDVRDAAAFERAAAEAERESGRIDYLFNNAGIGVSGEVDTYTLADWNDVFDVNLHGVVHGIQAVYPIMIRQGSGHIVNTASMAGLTATVGQTSYSASKHAVVAISRSMRVEAERHNVRVSALCPGVIRTPILSGGEYGRIGHPGVSADEFLEAWERLRPMDADEFAKRALKAVLRNDAIIIVPAWWKTLWYLDRLAPAVTLRLLKVALKRQREMEATSAS, from the coding sequence ATGGCCTCGGGCGTGTCAGGAAAGGTCGCGTTCGTCACGGGCGGCGCGTCGGGCATCGGCGCCGCGCTCACGACCGAGCTGGTGCGCGGAGGCGCTCAGGTCTGGATTGCCGACCGCCAGATCGGCCTGGCCCAGGAGTTGGCTCAGGGCCTGAGCCATGGCGGCGCGAAGGTTCGTGCGATCGAACTCGATGTGCGCGACGCCGCCGCGTTCGAACGTGCGGCGGCAGAGGCGGAGCGGGAGTCGGGTCGGATCGACTATTTGTTCAACAATGCGGGCATCGGGGTCTCCGGCGAGGTCGACACATACACGCTCGCGGACTGGAACGACGTCTTCGACGTGAACCTGCACGGCGTGGTGCATGGCATCCAGGCGGTCTACCCGATCATGATCCGTCAGGGTTCCGGCCACATCGTGAATACGGCGTCCATGGCCGGGCTGACGGCCACGGTGGGCCAGACGAGCTACAGCGCTTCCAAACATGCCGTTGTGGCGATCTCGAGGTCGATGCGGGTGGAGGCCGAGCGTCACAATGTGCGTGTCTCCGCTTTGTGCCCGGGCGTGATTCGCACGCCGATCCTCAGCGGCGGCGAGTACGGACGGATCGGCCACCCGGGCGTCTCCGCCGATGAGTTCCTCGAAGCGTGGGAACGGTTGCGGCCCATGGACGCCGACGAGTTCGCCAAGCGTGCCCTGAAGGCCGTCCTGCGAAATGACGCGATCATCATCGTGCCTGCGTGGTGGAAGACGTTGTGGTACTTGGACCGACTTGCGCCTGCTGTGACGTTGCGCCTGTTGAAAGTGGCGCTCAAGCGCCAACGTGAGATGGAGGCGACCTCCGCCAGCTAG
- a CDS encoding GNAT family N-acetyltransferase, translated as MGVRAVDGLRFVAVSQHDRLAAPLLAELAVEYAGRYGGTEQRVMKWLLEEYPAEDFTPPDGALLVGLLDGVPVTGGGFRRFDDTRAELKRMWTDSEHRQRGYAKAMLAELEREIAARGYQGVYLTTGDRQPEAEALYLSSGYTRLAGPLPAASEGYPITFEKRLR; from the coding sequence ATGGGTGTGCGGGCAGTCGACGGACTTCGCTTCGTGGCGGTGAGCCAGCATGACCGGTTGGCCGCACCGCTGCTGGCCGAGCTCGCCGTCGAGTACGCCGGCCGGTACGGCGGCACCGAACAGCGCGTCATGAAGTGGTTGCTCGAGGAGTACCCCGCGGAAGATTTCACGCCGCCGGACGGCGCGCTGCTGGTCGGGCTGCTCGACGGCGTTCCCGTCACCGGCGGCGGGTTCAGGCGATTCGACGACACCAGGGCTGAACTCAAGCGCATGTGGACCGACAGCGAGCACCGACAGCGGGGCTACGCGAAGGCGATGCTCGCCGAACTCGAGCGCGAGATCGCGGCCCGGGGCTACCAGGGTGTCTACCTCACGACCGGCGACCGTCAGCCCGAGGCCGAAGCGCTCTACCTGTCATCCGGCTACACCCGGCTTGCCGGGCCCTTGCCCGCCGCGAGCGAGGGCTATCCGATCACCTTCGAGAAGAGGTTGCGATGA
- a CDS encoding MBL fold metallo-hydrolase has translation MAAALDAITDRVHFAYTDLVNWTLVADDAGVILIDTGFPGNRDDVLDSLRRLGFGIGDLRAILLTHAHVDHFGSAIWFARTHGTPVYCHATEVAHSRREYLEQASPVDIVKHIWQPRYVKWSVAIARKGALTRDGIPTTQALTEGVAAGLPGAPVAIPTPGHTGGHCSFVVDGVLVSGDALVTGHPLASRTGPQLLPTLFNHDEQGCLRSLSALGLLDTEILLPGHGPVWRGSIREAAAQAQANAG, from the coding sequence ATGGCAGCAGCCCTGGACGCCATCACAGACCGCGTCCACTTCGCCTACACCGACCTCGTCAACTGGACTCTGGTCGCCGACGATGCCGGCGTGATCCTGATCGACACCGGCTTCCCGGGCAATCGCGACGACGTGCTGGACTCGCTCCGCCGGCTCGGATTCGGCATCGGGGATCTGCGCGCGATCCTGTTGACGCACGCCCACGTCGACCACTTCGGTTCGGCCATCTGGTTCGCAAGAACCCATGGAACACCGGTGTATTGCCACGCCACGGAGGTCGCCCACTCCAGGCGGGAGTACCTGGAGCAGGCATCGCCCGTCGACATCGTCAAACACATCTGGCAGCCGCGTTACGTGAAGTGGTCCGTGGCGATCGCCCGTAAAGGCGCGTTGACTCGCGACGGCATCCCGACCACCCAGGCGCTGACCGAAGGCGTTGCCGCAGGGCTTCCCGGTGCGCCGGTGGCGATTCCGACGCCGGGGCACACCGGCGGGCACTGTTCCTTCGTGGTCGACGGCGTGCTGGTCTCGGGCGACGCCCTGGTCACCGGCCACCCGCTGGCTTCGCGCACCGGGCCGCAGCTGCTGCCGACGCTGTTCAACCATGACGAGCAGGGCTGTCTGCGCAGCCTGTCCGCGCTCGGGCTGCTGGACACCGAGATACTGCTGCCCGGTCACGGTCCGGTGTGGCGGGGTTCGATCCGGGAGGCGGCGGCTCAGGCTCAGGCCAACGCCGGCTGA
- the fgd gene encoding glucose-6-phosphate dehydrogenase (coenzyme-F420) encodes MPELKLGYKASAEQFAPRELVELGVAAEAHGMDSATVSDHFQPWRHEGGHAPFSLAWMTAVGERTERLFLGTSVMTPTFRYNPAVIAQAFATMGCLYPDRIFLGVGTGEALNEIATGYEGEWPEFKERYARLRESIRLMRELWLGDRVDFEGEYYKTKGASIYDVPEGGIPIYIAAGGPQVAKYAGRAGDGFICTSGKGEELYKDKLIPAVKEGAEAADRDPDSIDRMIEIKISYDPDPKLALENTRFWAPLSLTAEQKHSINDPMEMEKAADELPIEQVAKRWIVASDPDEAVEMVGQYVKWGLNHLVFHDPRHDQRRFLELFQKDLEPRLRRLG; translated from the coding sequence GTGCCTGAACTGAAACTCGGATATAAGGCGTCGGCGGAGCAATTCGCCCCGCGTGAACTCGTCGAGCTCGGCGTCGCCGCCGAAGCGCACGGTATGGACAGCGCCACCGTCAGCGACCACTTTCAGCCGTGGCGCCACGAAGGTGGTCATGCGCCGTTCTCGCTGGCCTGGATGACCGCGGTGGGTGAGCGCACCGAGCGCCTGTTCCTCGGCACGTCGGTGATGACGCCGACGTTCAGATACAACCCCGCCGTCATCGCCCAGGCCTTCGCCACCATGGGCTGCCTCTACCCGGACCGCATCTTCCTCGGTGTCGGCACCGGTGAGGCGCTCAACGAGATCGCGACGGGCTACGAGGGCGAGTGGCCCGAATTCAAGGAGCGCTACGCCCGCCTGCGCGAATCCATCCGGCTCATGCGTGAGCTGTGGCTCGGCGACCGCGTCGACTTCGAGGGCGAGTATTACAAGACCAAGGGCGCGTCGATCTACGACGTTCCAGAGGGCGGCATCCCGATCTACATCGCCGCGGGCGGACCCCAGGTCGCCAAGTACGCGGGCCGCGCGGGCGACGGGTTCATCTGCACGTCCGGCAAGGGCGAGGAGCTGTACAAGGACAAGCTGATTCCCGCGGTGAAAGAGGGCGCAGAGGCCGCCGACCGCGACCCCGACAGCATCGACCGGATGATCGAGATCAAGATCTCCTACGATCCGGATCCGAAGCTGGCGCTGGAGAACACCCGCTTCTGGGCTCCGCTGTCGCTGACGGCAGAGCAGAAGCACAGCATCAACGACCCCATGGAGATGGAGAAGGCCGCCGACGAGCTGCCGATCGAGCAGGTCGCCAAGCGCTGGATTGTCGCGTCGGATCCCGACGAAGCGGTCGAAATGGTCGGTCAGTACGTCAAGTGGGGTCTGAACCACCTGGTGTTCCACGATCCCCGCCACGATCAGCGCCGTTTCCTCGAGCTGTTCCAAAAAGATCTGGAGCCGCGGCTGCGCCGACTCGGCTGA